The Nocardioides sp. S-1144 genome includes a region encoding these proteins:
- a CDS encoding ABC transporter ATP-binding protein — translation MSDLVFDDVTVRYGTARRPFTAVDGVSLVVPEGQVVGLVGESGSGKSTLARAAVGLAPVHSGSILLDGRPLPRTGRERPLQMVFQDPFSSLDPRMTIGESITEALPRGLARAERRAEVARLLALVHLDPDAARTLPGRLSGGQRQRVALARALAGRPEVVIADEITSALDVSIQGAVLNLVRELQRELGLSMLFISHNLAVVRYVASHVAVMYQGRIVEQGPVSEVLVDPRHDYTRELLAAVPGARGTTPVRAGAPGTPGTPAALAKPRSTS, via the coding sequence GTGAGCGACCTGGTCTTCGACGACGTCACCGTGCGCTACGGCACGGCGCGGCGCCCGTTCACCGCCGTCGACGGCGTCAGCCTGGTCGTGCCCGAGGGCCAGGTGGTCGGCCTGGTCGGCGAGTCGGGCTCCGGCAAGTCGACGCTGGCCCGGGCGGCGGTCGGCCTCGCCCCGGTGCACTCCGGGTCGATCCTGCTCGACGGCCGGCCGCTGCCGCGCACGGGGCGCGAGCGGCCGCTGCAGATGGTCTTCCAGGACCCGTTCTCCTCCCTCGACCCCCGGATGACCATCGGCGAGAGCATCACCGAGGCGCTGCCCCGCGGCCTCGCGCGCGCCGAGCGGCGCGCGGAGGTTGCGCGGCTGCTGGCCCTCGTGCACCTCGACCCGGACGCCGCCCGCACCCTGCCCGGCCGGCTCTCCGGCGGGCAGCGCCAGCGGGTCGCGCTGGCCCGGGCCCTGGCCGGACGGCCGGAGGTGGTGATCGCCGACGAGATCACCTCGGCCCTCGACGTGTCGATCCAGGGCGCCGTGCTCAACCTGGTGCGCGAGCTGCAGCGCGAGCTGGGTCTCTCGATGCTCTTCATCTCCCACAACCTCGCCGTGGTGCGCTACGTCGCCAGCCACGTCGCGGTGATGTACCAGGGACGCATCGTCGAGCAGGGCCCCGTCTCGGAGGTCCTCGTCGACCCCCGCCACGACTACACCCGCGAGCTCCTGGCCGCCGTGCCGGGCGCTCGTGGCACCACCCCCGTCAGGGCGGGCGCACCGGGCACCCCGGGCACCCCCGCCGCCCTCGCGAAACCCAGGAGCACCTCGTGA
- a CDS encoding M20/M25/M40 family metallo-hydrolase, with product MTTIAGVATATLLDDLRVLVECESPSSDLAAVARSADVVARVGTERLGVAPERLVLDGRTHLRWRLGDGPRRVLLVGHHDTVWPLGTLATRPFSVADGVVRGPGCFDMLTGLVMAFHALASLGAATDGVTLLVTGDEELGSPSSRGLVEDEARLASAALVLEASAGGGALKTARKGVSLYEVRIGGRAAHAGLEPERGVNATVELAHQVLAVAALGDPRLGTTVTPTAGTTGTTSNTVPAAASFAVDVRVRTVAEQDRVDAAMRALRPVLDGARVQVRGGPNRPPLEESASTALLGRARAHARDLGLPDLVAVAVGGASDGNLTAGVGTPTLDGLGAVGGGAHADDEHVLVEPVAGRTALLARLVADLLDHPSATTNAAVPTGAGRP from the coding sequence GTGACCACGATCGCCGGCGTCGCGACGGCCACCCTGCTGGACGACCTGCGCGTGCTGGTGGAGTGCGAGTCGCCGTCCTCCGACCTGGCCGCGGTCGCCCGGTCGGCCGACGTCGTCGCCCGGGTCGGGACCGAGCGCCTCGGTGTCGCCCCCGAGCGCCTCGTCCTCGACGGGCGGACCCACCTGCGGTGGCGCCTGGGCGACGGTCCCCGGCGGGTGCTCCTCGTCGGGCACCACGACACGGTGTGGCCCCTCGGGACCCTCGCGACCCGGCCCTTCTCGGTGGCCGACGGCGTCGTGCGCGGGCCCGGCTGCTTCGACATGCTGACCGGGCTGGTGATGGCCTTCCACGCCCTCGCCTCGCTCGGCGCGGCAACCGACGGCGTCACGCTGCTGGTGACCGGCGACGAGGAGCTCGGTTCCCCCAGCTCGCGCGGGCTGGTCGAGGACGAGGCGCGGCTCGCGTCGGCGGCGCTGGTGCTCGAGGCGTCCGCCGGCGGCGGGGCGCTCAAGACGGCCCGCAAGGGCGTCTCCCTCTACGAGGTCCGCATCGGCGGTCGTGCCGCGCACGCCGGCCTGGAGCCCGAGCGGGGCGTGAACGCCACCGTCGAGCTCGCCCACCAGGTGCTCGCCGTCGCCGCGCTCGGCGACCCGCGCCTGGGCACCACGGTGACGCCGACCGCCGGCACCACCGGCACGACCAGCAACACGGTGCCGGCGGCGGCGTCGTTCGCGGTCGACGTCCGGGTGCGCACCGTGGCCGAGCAGGACCGGGTCGACGCCGCGATGCGCGCCCTCCGCCCGGTGCTCGACGGCGCCCGGGTGCAGGTGCGCGGGGGACCCAACCGGCCGCCGCTGGAGGAGTCCGCGTCGACGGCGCTGCTCGGGCGGGCCCGGGCGCACGCCCGCGACCTCGGGCTGCCGGACCTCGTGGCGGTGGCGGTCGGCGGTGCGTCCGACGGCAACCTCACCGCCGGTGTCGGGACGCCGACCCTCGACGGCCTCGGGGCGGTCGGCGGCGGGGCGCACGCCGACGACGAGCACGTGCTCGTCGAGCCGGTCGCGGGCCGCACGGCCCTGCTCGCCCGGCTCGTGGCCGACCTGCTCGACCACCCGTCCGCGACGACCAACGCCGCCGTCCCGACTGGTGCGGGACGACCATGA
- a CDS encoding serine hydrolase yields the protein MTRRMRIDDLTALAVPSQPALSPDGARLAYVLRTLDAEADRAVDRLWVVGTDGGVPRPLTSGVGDTAPRWAPDGSRIAFLREHDGTTQVWTLPADGGEPEQLTALPLGAGVPAWSPDGSRIAFTAPVDPAPGGTGPVVSTGLGYQSDGAGTIGATRTQLHVLDVASGDCRQVSDGPEHAGEPAWAADGRTLAFTRRVGEDSDLTFRTAVHLLDVDDAAGRPRVVALEDGVAVAVSLAEDGSLLVVGWPGDLVGHAHLFRVPLDGGAPVDLTGALDRNVMPGATAYPGARPVDTPDGVLFCVRDRGCTHLWRTHDGAAAPLLDGEDRVVSGLSVAGGTAAVALATATSYGEMVVVDLATGAERVLTDHGAALADVELFERVSRTFTIGDGTEVQAWVVRDPALTGPGPLVVDVHGGPHNAWNGAADEMHLYHQELAARGWTVLLVNPRGSDGYGEAFYDGVNGAWGVADAADFLEPVDALVAEGLADPHRLAVTGYSYGGFMSCYLTAHDDRFKAAVAGGVVSDLVSMYGTCDDGACMSRYELGGTPWAQPERYAAMSPLTRVADVRTPTLVLHGGDDRTCDLGQAQQWHTSLREIGVPTELVVYPGQSHAFVLTGRPSHRLDHQHRTVDWLEQHTRAAGRPRLDVAHWQRRLAALARRHRVPGAQLGVLRLSPEVADEVVTTSYGVLNLRTGAPATTDSLFQIGSITKVWTATVAMQLVDEGLLELDAPLVEVLPDLRLSDPEVTKTVTLRHLLNHTSGIDGDVFTDTGRGDDCLERYVGELADAGQNHPLGATWSYCNSGYSLMGRVIEQVTGSTWDQALRDRLLTPLGLERTVTLPEEALLHGAAAGHVEHEGEQHVAPVWALPRSLGPAGLVTAAAADVLAFARLHLTGGLAADGTRVLSEESAAAMAAHQADLPDKIVLGDSWGLGWIRFGWGDQRLVGHDGNTIGQAAFLRLLPEQGLAVTLLTNGGHARDLYEDLYRELFAELAGVEMPAPFAPPTDVAAEDADITPYVGTYRRHSVLMEVLDGADGPTLRTTLSGPIAEMLPDPVEEHPLVPVGPGLFAVRPPEVETWAPVTFYALPTGERYVHLGVRATPRVD from the coding sequence GTGACCCGCAGGATGCGCATCGACGACCTGACCGCCCTCGCGGTCCCCTCGCAGCCGGCCCTGTCCCCGGACGGCGCCCGGCTGGCCTACGTGCTCCGGACGCTGGACGCCGAGGCCGACCGGGCCGTCGACCGGCTCTGGGTCGTCGGCACCGACGGCGGCGTCCCGCGGCCCCTGACCAGCGGGGTCGGCGACACCGCCCCGCGCTGGGCCCCGGACGGGTCGAGGATCGCCTTCCTGCGCGAGCACGACGGCACGACCCAGGTCTGGACGCTGCCGGCCGACGGCGGCGAGCCGGAGCAGCTCACGGCGCTGCCGCTCGGGGCCGGCGTCCCGGCGTGGAGCCCCGACGGCAGCCGGATCGCGTTCACCGCCCCCGTCGACCCCGCCCCCGGAGGCACCGGCCCGGTCGTGTCCACCGGGCTCGGCTACCAGAGCGACGGTGCCGGCACCATCGGCGCGACCCGCACCCAGCTGCACGTGCTCGACGTCGCCTCCGGCGACTGCCGCCAGGTGAGCGACGGTCCCGAGCACGCCGGCGAGCCGGCCTGGGCCGCCGACGGCCGCACCCTGGCCTTCACCCGCCGGGTGGGGGAGGACAGCGACCTCACCTTCCGCACCGCGGTGCACCTGCTCGACGTCGACGACGCCGCGGGCCGCCCCCGCGTCGTCGCGCTCGAGGACGGCGTCGCCGTCGCGGTGTCCCTCGCCGAGGACGGCAGCCTCCTCGTCGTCGGCTGGCCCGGCGACCTGGTCGGGCACGCCCACCTGTTCCGGGTCCCGCTCGACGGCGGCGCCCCGGTCGACCTGACCGGCGCGCTGGACCGCAACGTGATGCCCGGTGCGACGGCCTACCCCGGGGCCCGGCCGGTCGACACGCCGGACGGCGTCCTGTTCTGCGTGCGCGACCGCGGCTGCACCCACCTGTGGCGCACGCACGACGGCGCGGCGGCACCGCTGCTCGACGGCGAGGACCGCGTCGTCTCGGGGCTCTCGGTCGCCGGCGGCACCGCCGCGGTCGCGCTGGCCACCGCCACGTCGTACGGCGAGATGGTCGTCGTCGACCTCGCCACCGGCGCCGAGCGGGTGCTCACCGACCACGGTGCCGCGCTCGCCGACGTCGAGCTGTTCGAGCGCGTCTCGCGCACCTTCACGATCGGCGACGGCACCGAGGTGCAGGCCTGGGTCGTCCGCGACCCCGCCCTGACCGGCCCCGGCCCGCTCGTCGTCGACGTGCACGGCGGACCCCACAACGCGTGGAACGGCGCCGCCGACGAGATGCACCTGTACCACCAGGAGCTCGCCGCCCGTGGCTGGACGGTGCTGCTGGTCAACCCGCGCGGCAGCGACGGCTACGGCGAGGCGTTCTACGACGGGGTGAACGGGGCGTGGGGCGTCGCCGACGCCGCCGACTTCCTCGAGCCGGTCGACGCGCTCGTCGCCGAGGGCCTCGCCGACCCGCACCGGCTGGCCGTGACCGGCTACAGCTACGGCGGCTTCATGTCCTGCTACCTCACCGCCCACGACGACCGCTTCAAGGCAGCCGTCGCCGGCGGGGTCGTGAGCGACCTGGTGAGCATGTACGGCACCTGCGACGACGGCGCCTGCATGAGCCGCTACGAGCTCGGCGGCACGCCGTGGGCCCAGCCCGAGCGCTACGCCGCGATGTCGCCGCTGACGCGGGTGGCCGACGTCCGGACGCCGACCCTGGTGCTGCACGGTGGCGACGACCGCACCTGCGACCTCGGCCAGGCCCAGCAGTGGCACACCTCCCTGCGGGAGATCGGCGTGCCGACCGAGCTGGTCGTCTACCCCGGGCAGTCGCACGCCTTCGTCCTCACCGGCCGCCCGTCGCACCGCCTCGACCACCAGCACCGCACGGTCGACTGGCTCGAGCAGCACACCCGCGCCGCCGGCCGGCCCCGCCTCGACGTCGCGCACTGGCAGCGGCGACTGGCCGCCCTGGCCCGTCGGCACCGCGTCCCGGGCGCACAGCTCGGCGTCCTGCGCCTCTCGCCCGAGGTCGCCGACGAGGTCGTCACCACCTCGTATGGCGTGCTGAACCTCAGGACCGGCGCGCCGGCGACGACCGACTCGCTGTTCCAGATCGGCTCCATCACCAAGGTGTGGACCGCGACCGTCGCGATGCAGCTGGTCGACGAGGGGCTGCTCGAGCTCGACGCACCGCTCGTCGAGGTGCTGCCCGACCTGCGCCTCTCCGACCCCGAGGTCACCAAGACCGTCACGCTGCGCCACCTGCTCAACCACACCAGCGGCATCGACGGCGACGTCTTCACCGACACCGGCCGGGGTGACGACTGCCTGGAGCGCTACGTCGGCGAGCTGGCCGACGCCGGGCAGAACCACCCCCTCGGCGCGACCTGGTCCTACTGCAACTCCGGCTACTCCCTGATGGGCCGGGTGATCGAGCAGGTCACCGGCAGCACCTGGGACCAGGCGCTGCGCGACCGGCTCCTCACCCCGCTCGGCCTCGAGCGGACCGTCACGCTGCCCGAGGAGGCGCTGCTCCACGGCGCCGCCGCCGGCCACGTCGAGCACGAGGGCGAGCAGCACGTCGCGCCGGTCTGGGCGCTGCCCCGCTCGCTCGGCCCGGCCGGCCTGGTCACCGCCGCCGCGGCCGACGTCCTGGCCTTCGCCCGGCTGCACCTGACCGGCGGCCTGGCCGCCGACGGGACCCGGGTGCTCAGCGAGGAGAGCGCCGCCGCGATGGCCGCGCACCAGGCCGACCTGCCCGACAAGATCGTGCTGGGCGACTCCTGGGGCCTGGGCTGGATCCGCTTCGGCTGGGGCGACCAGCGGCTCGTCGGCCACGACGGCAACACCATCGGGCAGGCGGCGTTCCTCCGGCTGCTGCCCGAGCAGGGCCTCGCCGTCACGCTGCTCACCAACGGCGGCCACGCCCGCGACCTCTACGAGGACCTGTACCGCGAGCTCTTCGCCGAGCTGGCCGGCGTCGAGATGCCCGCGCCGTTCGCGCCGCCGACCGACGTCGCGGCCGAGGACGCCGACATCACCCCGTACGTCGGCACCTACCGCCGGCACTCGGTGCTGATGGAGGTCCTCGACGGTGCCGACGGCCCGACCCTGCGGACGACCCTCAGCGGACCGATCGCCGAGATGCTGCCCGACCCGGTCGAGGAGCACCCGCTGGTGCCGGTCGGGCCCGGCCTCTTCGCGGTGCGACCGCCCGAGGTCGAGACGTGGGCCCCGGTGACGTTCTACGCGCTGCCGACCGGGGAGCGCTACGTGCACCTCGGTGTCCGCGCCACCCCGCGGGTGGACTGA